One window of the Benincasa hispida cultivar B227 chromosome 3, ASM972705v1, whole genome shotgun sequence genome contains the following:
- the LOC120074549 gene encoding cytochrome P450 71AU50-like, with protein sequence MAWILVVLTLALLLLAFLISKSWLFKNQIKSKKLAPGPKGFPILGSLHLLGKLPHRNLHRLSQKYGPIMSMKLGLVSTIIVSSPHAAELFLKTHDLIFASRPSSQASKHISYQQKNLVFSPYGPYWRNIRKMCTLELLSNLKINSFMPMRKHELGLMIEYLKEAAHNKVVVNLSSKVTSLTTDIICLMAFGKKYEDEEFNERGFKAVIQEGMQLAAAPNLGDFIPAIAWLDLQGLTRQMKCVHKVYDEFLEKIINEHLEVRGGKKTKDFVDVMLDLIDSQQTEYQIDRSAIKATMLDMLAAAMDTSATTIGWAMSELIKHPNVVKKLQDELEKVVGLHRMVEESDLGSLEYLEMVVKEILRLYPPAPLLIPHESLEDCTVDGFHIPKKSRVIVNAWAIGRDPSAWIDPHKFFPERFIGSQIDVKGKDFELIPFGAGRRGCPGMQLGLTMVRLLLAQLVHCFDWELPNGMLASELDMTEEFGLTCPRAQDLMVIPTFRLNN encoded by the exons ATGGCTTGGATTTTGGTAGTCCTCACTCTTGCACTGCTTCTTCTTGCTTTTCTGATCTCAAAATCATGGCtattcaaaaaccaaatcaaatccAAGAAATTAGCTCCTGGGCCAAAAGGGTTTCCCATTCTTGGGAGCCTTCATTTGTTAGGAAAGCTCCCTCACAGAAATCTTCACAGATTATCCCAAAAATATGGACCCATAATGAGCATGAAACTAGGTCTTGTTTCCACAATCATAGTCTCATCCCCACACGCCGCCGAGCTCTTCCTCAAAACCCACGACCTTATTTTTGCAAGCCGCCCCTCTTCCCAAGCCTCAAAGCACATCTCTtatcaacaaaaaaatttagTCTTTTCTCCATATGGTCCTTATTGGCGTAACATCCGTAAAATGTGCACTCTTGAATTGCTTAGCAACCTCAAAATTAACTCTTTCATGCCCATGAGAAAGCATGAGCTTGGGTTGATGATTGAGTATCTTAAAGAGGCTGCTCATAACAAAGTTGTTGTGAATCTCAGCTCTAAAGTTACTTCTCTTACGACCGACATCATTTGTTTGATGGCTTTTGGGaagaaatatgaagatgaagagtttaatgagagagGGTTTAAGGCTGTGATACAAGAAGGTATGCAATTAGCTGCTGCGCCTAATTTGGGTGATTTTATTCCTGCCATTGCTTGGCTTGATCTTCAAGGATTGACTCGTCAAATGAAATGTGTTCACAAGGTGTATGATGAATTTCTTGAAAAGATTATTAATGAACATCTTGAGGTTAGAGGTGGAAAGAAGACTAAGGATTTTGTTGATGTCATGTTGGACCTTATTGATTCACAACAAACTGAGTATCAAATTGATCGTTCTGCTATTAAAGCTACAATGCTG GATATGCTTGCAGCAGCGATGGACACTTCAGCTACAACAATTGGATGGGCAATGTCAGAGTTGATTAAACATCCAAATGTAGTGAAAAAATTGCAAGATGAATTAGAAAAAGTGGTGGGTTTACACAGAATGGTTGAAGAATCGGACTTAGGAAGCTTAGAATACTTAGAAATGGTAGTGAAGGAGATTCTGAGACTGTATCCACCAGCTCCATTATTGATTCCACACGAATCTCTTGAGGATTGCACAGTCGATGGCTTCCATATTCCTAAGAAATCAAGAGTTATAGTAAATGCATGGGCTATTGGACGAGACCCAAGTGCTTGGATTGACCCACACAAATTCTTTCCTGAGAGGTTTATTGGTAGCCAAATAGATGTAAAGGGCAAAGATTTTGAATTGATTCCATTTGGAGCTGGCCGTAGAGGGTGTCCTGGAATGCAATTGGGTTTAACGATGGTCCGATTGTTGCTAGCTCAACTTGTTCATTGTTTTGATTGGGAACTTCCAAATGGTATGCTGGCTTCTGAATTGGACATGACT